The Candidatus Arthromitus sp. SFB-mouse-Japan genome includes a region encoding these proteins:
- a CDS encoding YjcQ family protein — translation MVVLAKDDYYVIVYKLLSYLYSCLKKGTYVDIENLRDVIKVDIVDSYWNYIILELYKEGYIDGITKIKYIGDINENVKINKNIRIKPKGIEFLESNSFVAKAKEFIKEAGEILFWL, via the coding sequence GTGGTAGTTTTGGCAAAAGATGATTATTATGTGATTGTATATAAGCTTTTATCTTATTTGTATAGTTGTTTGAAAAAAGGCACATATGTAGACATTGAGAATCTAAGAGATGTTATAAAGGTAGATATAGTAGATTCGTATTGGAATTACATAATTCTAGAGTTATATAAAGAGGGATATATTGATGGAATTACTAAAATTAAATATATAGGTGATATCAATGAGAATGTTAAAATTAACAAAAATATCAGAATTAAGCCTAAAGGAATTGAATTTTTAGAGAGCAATTCATTTGTTGCTAAAGCTAAAGAGTTTATAAAAGAAGCGGGGGAAATATTATTTTGGTTGTAA
- a CDS encoding phage scaffolding protein — protein MKKDDFLKLGLDDEIAKKCEAASLEELKEYIPKSRFDEVNSAKKKFESDVKDRDKQLEDLKKSTGNIEDFKKQIESLQKENKEKAEHYELEMQKLKVDTKIDSTLSSFGARNIRSVKALLDGVDKFKFDKDGNIEGLEDQIKQIKKSDPYLFANNDTSSVKGVKPVESTAESKSVDVNNMTYSELVSYMSNNPDFKLNN, from the coding sequence ATGAAGAAAGATGATTTTTTAAAATTAGGGTTAGATGACGAAATAGCGAAAAAGTGTGAGGCTGCATCGCTTGAAGAACTTAAAGAGTATATACCAAAAAGTAGGTTTGATGAAGTTAATAGTGCTAAGAAGAAATTTGAATCTGATGTAAAAGATAGAGATAAACAATTGGAGGATCTTAAGAAATCTACAGGTAATATTGAAGATTTTAAAAAGCAGATTGAATCTTTACAAAAAGAAAATAAAGAGAAGGCTGAGCATTATGAATTAGAGATGCAAAAACTTAAAGTAGATACAAAAATAGATTCGACCTTATCTAGTTTTGGTGCTCGGAATATTAGATCTGTTAAAGCTTTACTTGATGGGGTTGATAAATTTAAATTTGACAAAGATGGAAATATTGAAGGGTTAGAGGATCAGATTAAGCAAATTAAGAAATCTGATCCTTATTTATTTGCTAATAATGATACATCGTCTGTTAAAGGTGTAAAGCCTGTCGAATCTACAGCTGAATCTAAATCAGTTGATGTAAATAATATGACGTACTCTGAGTTAGTGTCTTATATGTCTAATAACCCAGATTTTAAACTTAATAATTAG
- a CDS encoding AAA family ATPase: MRFDSKLFNPQAFGSYVDRIPNVTKNELARSAAVGTNEQAARSLSTQTGSLYTRVPYFGRISAQTSQNNDGATDITSTNTSTYSQGFVVASRMDGWTERSFSKNITAGVDFMDNVAKQIADYKMEVKQNILLAMLKGIFSMSVCTSTIEEQAAKEFIEKNTYDLSTKTGDYSKDLYSIITLPNGEKKAIKSVIFESYGTNRFMNLFPILNLIIKKGGTLIIDEFDASIHPMAIINIINIFHNGEINIKNAQLIFNTHNPIFLRDTVFRRDEIKFTERNDGDYSILYSLSYFKGIDKSRKARDYSENYFIGMYGAVKDINFTSIFTQEN; the protein is encoded by the coding sequence ATGAGATTTGATTCAAAACTTTTTAATCCACAAGCATTTGGTAGTTATGTAGACCGTATACCAAATGTGACTAAAAATGAATTAGCAAGGAGTGCTGCAGTTGGAACAAATGAGCAAGCAGCGAGATCATTATCCACTCAAACAGGATCTTTATATACGAGAGTACCTTATTTCGGAAGGATAAGTGCTCAAACATCTCAAAACAATGATGGTGCTACTGATATAACATCTACAAATACATCAACTTATTCTCAGGGATTTGTTGTTGCTAGCAGGATGGATGGCTGGACAGAGCGTAGTTTTAGTAAAAATATTACTGCAGGCGTTGATTTTATGGATAACGTTGCTAAGCAAATAGCAGATTATAAAATGGAAGTTAAGCAAAATATATTGTTAGCTATGCTTAAAGGTATTTTTTCTATGTCTGTTTGTACAAGTACAATAGAGGAGCAAGCAGCTAAAGAATTTATTGAAAAGAACACTTATGATTTAAGTACTAAAACAGGTGATTACAGCAAGGATTTATATTCCATTATAACCTTACCAAATGGAGAAAAAAAGGCTATAAAATCTGTGATTTTTGAGTCGTATGGTACAAATAGGTTTATGAATTTATTTCCTATATTAAATTTAATTATCAAAAAAGGTGGAACTTTAATTATTGATGAATTTGATGCATCTATTCATCCTATGGCTATTATAAACATAATTAATATTTTCCATAACGGTGAAATTAACATTAAAAATGCACAATTGATTTTTAACACCCATAATCCAATATTTTTAAGGGATACTGTATTTAGAAGAGATGAAATAAAATTTACAGAACGTAATGATGGGGATTATAGTATTTTATATTCTTTGTCATATTTTAAAGGAATTGATAAATCACGTAAGGCTAGAGATTACTCAGAAAATTATTTTATAGGTATGTATGGAGCGGTTAAAGATATTAATTTTACATCTATTTTCACTCAAGAGAATTAA
- a CDS encoding RloB family protein yields the protein MDRKQTKKYLILVEGQDEELYFKRLEQFINLCEDVKYKVSINIKVIRNNFSSFIKKNSSISLNTVIYFVYDYEGNEEYFKKNVLSNIKSCRNIKKGMQFVLGYNNLSIELWMLLHKTMFKRSVIHIGDYLEFINRQFNEKIESINTFKQETNFKKCLSKITLDNVKKAVKRADKIMEDLKKDEQQMEYKGFRYYRKNPSLTTHEIVRIILSDCEIY from the coding sequence ATGGATAGGAAACAAACAAAAAAATATTTGATTTTAGTTGAAGGTCAAGATGAAGAGTTATATTTTAAGAGGCTCGAACAATTTATTAATTTATGTGAAGATGTAAAATATAAAGTTAGTATAAACATTAAAGTAATAAGAAATAATTTTTCTAGTTTTATTAAGAAAAATAGTAGTATTTCTTTGAATACCGTGATTTATTTTGTATATGATTATGAAGGTAATGAGGAGTATTTTAAGAAAAATGTATTATCTAATATTAAAAGCTGCAGGAATATAAAAAAGGGTATGCAATTTGTATTAGGATATAATAATTTAAGTATAGAACTATGGATGTTATTACATAAGACTATGTTTAAAAGAAGTGTTATTCATATTGGAGACTATTTGGAATTTATAAATAGGCAGTTTAATGAAAAAATTGAATCGATAAATACATTCAAACAAGAAACAAATTTTAAAAAATGTCTTAGTAAAATAACTTTAGATAATGTTAAAAAGGCTGTTAAAAGAGCTGATAAAATAATGGAAGATCTAAAAAAAGACGAACAACAAATGGAGTATAAGGGATTTAGATATTATAGAAAAAATCCGTCACTTACAACACATGAAATAGTTAGGATTATATTATCGGATTGTGAAATTTATTAA
- a CDS encoding YczE/YyaS/YitT family protein: MLKKLNLRDLIFFFGGMILLALGIRIISLSNLGLSFSDALFLRISEIFNIPALLSSFIVGVFTIIVASIILKKRPRIECLLISFMVGFFVDFWNLLISDVPVNSVLMNILVFFVGVFILSIGISIYLQPGYPPHPNDFLFMSIKNRFNISIFKAKILMDLIFAVFSLLFMAKIGIGSIFNTLCLGFFINKGFDIFRKIYNSK, translated from the coding sequence ATGCTTAAGAAATTAAACTTAAGAGATTTAATATTCTTTTTTGGTGGGATGATTTTATTAGCTTTAGGTATAAGGATTATTAGTTTATCAAATCTTGGGTTATCCTTTTCAGATGCACTTTTCCTAAGGATTTCTGAAATTTTTAATATTCCAGCATTGTTATCTAGTTTTATAGTTGGAGTATTTACCATTATTGTAGCTAGTATTATTTTAAAAAAACGCCCAAGAATTGAATGTTTATTGATATCTTTTATGGTTGGGTTTTTTGTTGATTTTTGGAACTTACTTATAAGTGATGTTCCAGTTAATAGTGTTTTAATGAATATTTTAGTTTTTTTTGTTGGGGTATTTATATTATCAATCGGTATTTCTATATATCTTCAACCAGGATATCCACCTCACCCTAATGATTTCTTATTTATGTCCATAAAAAATAGGTTTAATATTTCAATTTTTAAAGCTAAAATTTTAATGGATTTAATATTTGCAGTTTTTTCGTTATTGTTTATGGCAAAAATAGGTATAGGAAGTATTTTTAATACTTTATGTTTAGGTTTTTTTATAAATAAAGGGTTTGATATATTTCGAAAGATATATAATAGTAAATAA
- the rbr gene encoding rubrerythrin yields MDNMDIKNKLKGTKTERNLWEAFMGECEARVRYELFGNIARREGYEQIGSIFDKTSLNEREHAEIWCEYLGQLSDTVKNLKTCIKNEHYEAKEMYINFSNTARDEGFLELAEKFKMVAQIEDVHEKRFSRLENNILNGEVFYKAQDVIWQCRVCGYLEHGEYAPEVCPVCTHPQSFYQLQQDNF; encoded by the coding sequence ATGGATAACATGGATATAAAAAATAAACTTAAGGGAACGAAGACTGAAAGAAATTTATGGGAAGCATTTATGGGAGAGTGCGAAGCTAGGGTACGCTATGAATTATTTGGGAATATAGCAAGGAGAGAAGGCTATGAGCAAATTGGTTCTATATTCGATAAAACGTCTTTAAATGAAAGGGAACATGCAGAAATTTGGTGTGAATATCTTGGACAATTGTCTGATACTGTTAAAAATTTAAAGACTTGCATAAAGAATGAACATTATGAAGCAAAAGAGATGTATATAAATTTTTCAAATACTGCTAGAGATGAAGGATTTTTGGAATTAGCAGAAAAGTTTAAGATGGTTGCCCAAATTGAAGATGTTCATGAAAAGAGATTTTCAAGACTTGAGAATAACATATTAAATGGAGAAGTTTTTTATAAGGCTCAAGATGTTATATGGCAGTGTAGGGTTTGTGGATATTTAGAACATGGGGAATATGCTCCAGAAGTTTGTCCTGTTTGTACTCATCCACAATCATTTTATCAGTTGCAACAAGATAATTTTTAA
- a CDS encoding AIR synthase-related protein, whose amino-acid sequence MRMGKLNLNDLDDIIKNYTGIRKKSTLLASGIGEDTCIIDIKSIKDNLMLISSDPITFTSKDIGRFSVIINSNDIYATGGNGYGIILTVLIPPNKTIEDFKILMEEINSECIEHDLEILGGHTEVTNVVNDIVISATIIGTGNENDIVRTSTSKKGDLIFITKPLGIEGTILLFDTVKDKLSLDYYDDIKKFREWLSVRKESMILRNFDISSMHDITEGGLIGALFEMSYASRNGFRIFCENIEVHPLTREICSMLNKDVLRLISSGNLIFTSHETYKDEILEAFDKENIKCSVIGEIIDEGNYFIKYNGINNKIVNTIEDSYLF is encoded by the coding sequence ATGAGAATGGGAAAATTGAATTTAAATGATCTTGATGACATAATCAAGAATTATACTGGAATAAGGAAAAAGAGTACGTTGTTAGCATCAGGTATTGGAGAGGATACTTGTATTATTGATATTAAATCAATTAAAGATAATTTGATGCTTATATCATCAGATCCAATTACATTTACTTCAAAGGATATTGGGAGATTTTCGGTGATAATAAATTCAAATGATATATATGCAACAGGAGGAAATGGTTATGGAATTATTTTGACTGTATTAATTCCGCCTAATAAGACGATTGAAGATTTTAAAATTTTAATGGAAGAAATAAATAGTGAGTGTATAGAACATGATTTGGAAATTTTAGGAGGACATACAGAAGTTACAAATGTTGTTAATGATATAGTAATATCTGCAACTATCATAGGTACAGGAAATGAAAATGATATTGTAAGAACATCAACATCTAAAAAGGGGGATTTGATTTTTATTACAAAGCCATTAGGCATAGAGGGAACTATTCTTTTATTTGATACAGTTAAAGATAAATTGAGTCTAGATTATTATGATGATATTAAAAAATTTAGAGAATGGTTGAGCGTACGAAAAGAGAGTATGATACTTAGAAATTTCGATATAAGTTCAATGCATGATATAACAGAAGGTGGTCTTATTGGAGCATTATTTGAAATGAGCTATGCATCTAGAAATGGTTTTAGGATTTTTTGTGAAAATATAGAAGTTCACCCATTAACAAGAGAGATATGTTCGATGTTAAATAAAGATGTATTGCGACTTATATCTTCTGGAAATTTGATTTTTACATCGCATGAAACATATAAGGATGAAATATTAGAGGCGTTTGATAAGGAAAATATAAAATGTAGTGTAATAGGTGAAATTATAGATGAGGGTAATTATTTCATAAAATATAATGGAATTAATAACAAGATTGTAAACACTATAGAGGATTCTTATTTGTTTTAA
- the rdgB gene encoding RdgB/HAM1 family non-canonical purine NTP pyrophosphatase has translation MIIASNNVNKVREIREIFNDLDFDIVSLKDEDIFINVVENGKTIHENSYKKAREIYEYLLRVGYKNFCVLSDDSGLIIDSLSGLPGVMSARFFGDNATDDENNNKVLKLMENIDDPHRTSSFLTVLTLILESGEEKQFEGELKGSILKEKRGKNGFGYDPIFYVDVFRKTLGEVSCEDKNSISHRYIALNKVRKYLIKYSLKKH, from the coding sequence ATGATTATTGCAAGTAATAATGTGAATAAGGTAAGAGAGATAAGGGAGATATTTAATGATTTAGATTTTGATATTGTATCTTTAAAAGATGAAGATATTTTTATCAATGTGGTTGAAAATGGTAAAACAATACATGAAAATTCTTATAAGAAGGCTAGAGAAATATATGAATATTTATTAAGAGTTGGTTATAAAAATTTTTGTGTATTAAGTGATGATAGTGGACTCATTATAGATTCATTGTCTGGATTACCTGGCGTTATGAGTGCAAGGTTTTTTGGGGATAACGCTACGGATGATGAAAATAATAATAAAGTTTTGAAATTAATGGAGAATATAGATGATCCTCATAGGACTTCAAGTTTTTTGACTGTTTTAACATTAATATTAGAATCGGGAGAAGAAAAACAGTTTGAAGGAGAATTAAAAGGTAGTATTTTAAAGGAAAAAAGAGGAAAAAATGGATTTGGATATGATCCGATTTTTTATGTAGATGTGTTTAGAAAGACACTCGGGGAAGTTTCTTGCGAGGATAAGAATTCTATATCTCATAGGTATATTGCATTAAATAAGGTTAGAAAATATTTAATTAAGTATAGTTTAAAAAAACATTAA
- the gnd gene encoding phosphogluconate dehydrogenase (NAD(+)-dependent, decarboxylating): protein MQIGLIGLGRMGFNLALNMRDKGHKVVCFNRSKEKVEEAMKEGLDGVFSIEELVNKLEGRRVIWIMLPAGEIVDKVIDILVPLLNKNDIIIDGGNSNYKDTLERYESLKLKGIDFVDVGTSGGIDGARNGACTMIGAEGEVFSYIEELIRDISVENGYLHCGNNGSGHFVKMVHNGVEYGMMAAIGEGFEILDKSRFDLDLEKVAKVWNHGSVVRGWLMELAENAFRKDPKLDKIQGVMYSSGEGLWTVQEALELKIPATIITQSLLMRYRSEQDDSLTGKLVAALRNEFGGHVVKDNK, encoded by the coding sequence ATGCAAATAGGATTGATTGGTTTAGGAAGAATGGGATTTAATTTAGCTTTAAATATGAGAGATAAGGGTCATAAAGTTGTTTGTTTTAATAGGTCTAAGGAAAAAGTTGAAGAAGCTATGAAAGAAGGATTAGATGGTGTTTTTTCAATTGAAGAATTAGTTAATAAGTTAGAAGGTAGAAGAGTTATTTGGATTATGCTTCCAGCAGGTGAAATTGTAGATAAAGTTATTGATATATTAGTACCTCTTTTAAATAAGAACGATATAATTATTGATGGTGGAAACTCAAACTATAAAGATACATTGGAAAGATACGAATCTTTGAAATTAAAGGGTATAGATTTTGTTGATGTTGGTACAAGTGGAGGAATTGATGGAGCTAGGAATGGTGCTTGTACTATGATTGGTGCTGAGGGTGAAGTATTTTCATATATAGAAGAGCTTATTCGTGATATCAGTGTTGAGAATGGTTATCTGCATTGTGGTAATAATGGATCTGGACATTTTGTGAAGATGGTTCATAATGGTGTTGAGTATGGTATGATGGCTGCTATTGGAGAAGGATTTGAGATCTTAGATAAAAGTAGATTTGATTTAGATCTTGAAAAAGTTGCTAAAGTTTGGAATCATGGTTCTGTTGTAAGAGGATGGTTGATGGAGCTTGCTGAAAATGCATTTAGAAAGGATCCTAAATTAGATAAAATACAAGGTGTTATGTATTCATCCGGTGAGGGACTTTGGACTGTACAAGAGGCACTAGAGCTGAAAATTCCAGCAACTATAATAACTCAATCACTTTTAATGAGATATAGAAGTGAACAGGATGATTCTTTAACAGGTAAATTAGTTGCTGCTCTTAGAAATGAATTTGGTGGTCATGTTGTTAAGGACAACAAATAA